The genomic DNA ATTTCTTGTTTACACAACGAGAAATATAgtgatataaaaacatattacaAGAAATATGTTGGCAACATGATCAGCCTTTgctactttgtgttttttattcccttCATCTGTGAGTAACCAGGTCTAGATTCAATAGATTCTCTGATCCGTGAATTCCCTACTCTTCTCACACAGCTTCGCAGATTATAATAAAAAGGttccaaaataatattttgccGTCATAGGTAAGTGGAGTTCTTACGCTGAGAGCGTGGCTGCGGAGGTGCTCCTGTCTAGTGAACCTTTTGCCACACATGGGGCAGGGGAACGGCCTCTCTCCTGTGTGACAACGGATGTGTCTCTTCATGATGCCCTTCTGCTTGGCTGTGTACGGGCAGAACGGGCACTTGTGGAGTTTCACCGGCACTACTAAGCCATCGCctgcagggggagacagaggccAAATGTTGCAATTTAACTGATTAGGACAAAAAGTGCAGCCTGACTTGTCTGATTGAGAATTTATAGAATGCAACGTAGTATTCGTTTCCAGATGCTTGTTTAACACTTGTAATTACCTGTGTCCTCTCCGAGCCAGTCAGACTGGATCTCCATGATAGACGATCCCACAAAACCTAAACTTTCCTCCATTGTGCCTCCTCCTGTGCTGCTACCTTGTCCTTGGGTAAAACGCTGCCCCACTCGGTCCCCCAGGGGACCGGGGTCCTCGCCTCTGGCCAGCATCTCCATCAGCTGCCTGGCATTAAAAGAAGGGCTGTATCCCAGGGAGGAGCGTTCATTCGGGCTTGATGGAAGTAGCCTGCTGTGGTGAGGATTATGCAGAGAGGGGCCAGGATAGGGGTTAAGATCTTTGGTGTCAGGGGACTCCATAAGCTCCTCATCGTACTCTATCTTGGGGTTTACTAACTCCGGGGTCatagcagaggaggaggaggatgagaggttTGTCTGATCCATGTGTCCCTTCTGTCCTTCACTCCCGGATGCAAACTCCTCCCTGGAATGGTAGTCGCTGTCCATGTCCCTGCGAGTTCCTGGAGGGGTGGCGGCAGGGATTGACGAGGGGGTTCTTGCCGAGGTTACACACTCAGGACCGAAACCTGCCCCTCTATCTGCCTCGGCAACCTGGGAATGAGGCTGTGCAGCCCCCGAACCACTGGAGGGTGCCGCGGCTGGTGTGCCACTGTCGGCGGGACCCATCCCTCCGCCCTGTGCCTGGTCCTCCTTCTCAGaattcctctccttctccttgttgCATATTTCCAAAGATGAGCGGATGTATCCTTTGCAGAAGTTCACGAGATCGGTCATCTGCAGGTAGCTTGCAGCTGACATCACCTCGATGACATTGCTTCTGTTCAGGCCCAAGCGGCCAGAGTAGAGGAAGTCCAGGATAATTGAGAAAGCGTCGGCTGTTACAATGTCCAGTGATGCTGTGCTGTTGCGTTGACCACTATCCTGAAAGGAGGGTTGATAGGGACAGAATCAGGAATAATAGATGTATGATTAGGTACACACTATTTTTATCACCTGGAAGTCtaacttttgtttcattttttgagATAAAATGATCTTTCTGCAAATCTAAACTTTACATAGGCTTGTTTTCCATAGTGATaatgatgagggtgatgatgttttgggggaaaaaccTCAGTGTCTAACTTCTGCCCATGATATCTGCTCAAGTATACTTGTTTATTCGCTTTAAATCTTAGAGAGAAAATAGTTCtcctgaagaaaagaagacagtGGGAAGCAAAGTGACATCAGCTCTTCTCACCTGCAGATAGTGAACCAGCAGAGCCCGGAAATAGCCGCTACCGGCAAACAACACATTCCGATGAGCCTTGAAGACGCGGCCCTCGACGAGGATGCTGCAGTCACAGAAGAAGTCTCGCTTGCGCTGCTCGTTGAGCTCCAACAGCAGCTTGGGCAGGTAGCTGGGCACTTCCATGTCTACACACCTTGGTGAACCCTGCcagagagaggaatgagaagGGGCAGGCGTCACTTCAGGTCACCGTTTAAAGGCCACCGTGTACACTGAAACAGCAACAAGTTTGGACTCTGGTTCTGTAAACAACAAAGATTTTGTTTCAAATATCAACTACACACGCTACGATCTTGTGGGACACttgattttcaaatttcttttatatttgtaaatatatattatataaatatatatatttaatatatttatattttacagctGAAATTTTGACACTCCTAAGTCAAAATTGGACCACAGCAGGGTGGTGATTTCACTGCTCATATGCTTTGGGGTTGTGGGGTGTTGTAACAATCATTTAGGTTAGGCAACGGGTCGTTTTGTGTCCAAACAGATGACGGTTACACAACACCGTGTCATATTTAGTTCAAACCAAACTCTGTATCAATAAAAAGGGTCCAAACACCAGGCCTGGGGACTTTTTATGTTCCAACCTTCTCTCTCAAGCTCCAGCGAGAGTATCTAAATGAGTTCCACATAGAAGGTTACACATGTTGATGTACTTTGTGCATGGAAGAAATCTATTCATGGAAAAATGCGGACACATATGTTGAGCGGATATCCTCACAGTTGAGTCATCAGCATATGCCTCTACATGTTATCATATTATTGGCAGACAGTACAAACATATTAATACTAACTGTCCCCGGAGACAGAATGAATCTGGGGAAAAGGGCTTTTAAGATCACCGCTCGCTCGGCTTGGAATGACTCGCAAAAGGACCGTAATCTCCGAGAACTGGTCTCATCAGACACTTTTAATGAAATCTTAAATGActcagaaacagcactactggCTGTAAATGCTTTGACTGTTGATGAATGTTGTATCTCATTCtgaaattgttttatgtttttgtatttatgtgtaaTCCCTGTTACATGTCTTGGCCAGGTCACTcttaaaaaagagatttttaatctcAACAAGGTTTTTTtactcctggttaaataaaggtgatgataaaataataataataataataataataataataataataataaatacatgttggCTTTCCAGATAAGGCGTTTGTGAGTGTTACTACtaacaaataataacaatggccaaacatgaaacaaagaacATTTGTAATCTTACAGCAATATTTTACAGATTGTATTTTGGGGTGGAAACAAACATTATACAGACAAACTTTGAACAGAATCTAAGAGGGTGCTGGAACCACTTTCCCCGACTCTACGTTTAATATGATGGAAGACCTGTTGTCTTTTAGCTCGCGGAGACTTTATCATGTAAACACATatgttagcagcagcagcagcagcagccgcatgCCTCCCCGGTGGTGTTTACCTACATGCTAGCTTGTGATGCTAACGACGACTAGCGACCGTTGAGTTGGAGCTACCGAGAACAGCTGCACTTTGCAATGAATGCTGACACACTggaagctttttaaaaatgatatatgaTGGTCTCACCTGTGCAAGCACACGTCAGAACGTCACGAAACCTTTAATACAACACCAAAATAGAGGTTAGCAAGGCTCATCGTCCAGCTGGTTCCCCCGTGCCAACAACTTCCGCTTTCGATACAAAGTGACGTATTTCTTCTATCCAATCAGCGGCCGACAGAGCCGTAATGTATCTAGATGGGACTTGACAACACTGGCGAACATCCAGACAGATTGGATCCAATTTCATAAAGATGATTCTTCATATTCTTGTAGTAAATAGCAAGGTTACAGGCAACACGTGTGAGATCGTTCACATTATTAACATACTCATTTAGCAAGGTGCATCTTTCTTAGGTGAACTGTATCAGTGGGATCAGTCAGTTAATGTCAAAATGCCAGTACAGCGTGGTTATGGTGAGATAAATCTACCCGGTGCTCGTGTCTCCGAGGTGATTAGCTGAGTTGGAAACTGCTtgacacaaaatgaatgaatcaaatgTGGGTTTAAACTGTGCATCACACAACCTGTGTGGGACATTACAGTTAACCTTGTCAAACTATATGGCTATTTATATGAACATGAGGTCAGTTGTTCACATGTGACTATATTCATTTATAATCGCTTTGGCACAAAATGCACTGACTGAGCCTTGAAGATCAAAATGGTTTGCATTCATTTGCCATTGAATCatattactctctctctctcataaatGAAATTATACACATGTTCATTGTGTAAATCCCTACAGGCTAAATAGAGCAACCATCAATCACAATAACCTGTCACACATATTAGATACATAGTAGTTATGTGGTACGTATCTTATCGTTTGGGACAACGTAAGTTTCCATCGTTCAAATACAGTaagggaatgttttttttgcccacCCAAGTTTTTTGATGGAGTTTCTCCCATCATACTCCCATTCCTAAATCCCATTGAGGAGTTCTTTTTTTGCATGGAGATGGAAGGTATATGACCATATTGTCGTTACTGGGAGCAATGGCTGCTCCCAGTAAGAAAAGGTTTTGGCCAGACAGACGAGAGATTGGATGAGCCATGAGGTCAATAAATTTCcagcatattttctttttttcttgcacacATTGTACAGGAGTTCCTGATAATTTTGctgttgtatttcctttttcttctggaCAAGCTTTCTTTATGTATTCGCGTTTGGCTGGtgtgagaaataaatgttttgttgaaagtATAGTGTGTACCGTGGCTGACAACAATATTATTGTGCTGCctaaaaatatatgatatatatgttAGTAATTGGAAAATGTTACAAAGTAACTATCAGACTTTTAGAGTTCACTGTCATTTGACAAGATGTCTTTGCATTTTGACCATCTTGGTCTAAGCAATGATaaaggaacattttgttttgatgacaatgatttattcattgatgaatttatttacttttgaaacACGAGTTAGTTATTTTGATTGAGTAATCCCCTTTTGCAGGTCACATAGAGTGGTGTACTGAATGTACCACGTGGTGTGAGGATTGTACTTAGAGTTTGGACAATTGTAAGTTTGTTTCAGTAAACTTGCAAAATTGATTTAGAATAATTGTAATGTTGACAATGTTCTCCTCAACTGTGatcatcaaaaaaacacaacaacctaAATTACCAAAGTTATGCAAGGGTTATTTAGAGGTGGCTGAGTGCAGTCACACCGCTCTACCATGATCCTGCTGTACAtctctaaaatgtaaaaaagaaagaaaaaagaaatacctcAAAAACCCGACAGTTAGTGAGTTACCCCTGTGTGAGTGTCCACTAATATAACACAGATACTGTCATGTGTGGACACACATATGATAGACACTATTTTTATCACCTGGAagtctacctttttttttctgacattaagTTATCCTTTTACAAAATCTAAACTTTACATAGGCTTGTTTTATAAAGTTTATATCATGCCTGCTTTTCTCAATTGCAGAAGCTTATCCATAGtgatggtgataatgatgatgatgatggtgttttgGGGGAAGAACCTCAGTGTCTTACTTCTTTCTGTTCAAACCATGTCCTGCATGTTGCCTTCCAACCACAGGCGGCGGCTCGCGCCTGCCCACGATGTCTGCTCAAGAATACTTGTTTATTCGCTTTCCATCTTAGAGAGAAAATAgttcctttttctattttttgacaCGGCAAGAGTAAACAAGTAGTTCCTCAAGCACTGCGC from Scophthalmus maximus strain ysfricsl-2021 chromosome 22, ASM2237912v1, whole genome shotgun sequence includes the following:
- the zbtb8b gene encoding zinc finger and BTB domain-containing protein 8B, yielding MEVPSYLPKLLLELNEQRKRDFFCDCSILVEGRVFKAHRNVLFAGSGYFRALLVHYLQDSGQRNSTASLDIVTADAFSIILDFLYSGRLGLNRSNVIEVMSAASYLQMTDLVNFCKGYIRSSLEICNKEKERNSEKEDQAQGGGMGPADSGTPAAAPSSGSGAAQPHSQVAEADRGAGFGPECVTSARTPSSIPAATPPGTRRDMDSDYHSREEFASGSEGQKGHMDQTNLSSSSSSAMTPELVNPKIEYDEELMESPDTKDLNPYPGPSLHNPHHSRLLPSSPNERSSLGYSPSFNARQLMEMLARGEDPGPLGDRVGQRFTQGQGSSTGGGTMEESLGFVGSSIMEIQSDWLGEDTGDGLVVPVKLHKCPFCPYTAKQKGIMKRHIRCHTGERPFPCPMCGKRFTRQEHLRSHALSVHRHYWPVSCKSCRRTFTGSGVSAGLRRFGICESCNCVTTTHDDSTPVHPAGQPEALERADGGTDWSSFMDDVDEVEVGRVEDLVEKQMLERQLGTDVGHTL